In Amycolatopsis endophytica, the following are encoded in one genomic region:
- a CDS encoding Zn-ribbon domain-containing OB-fold protein, with protein sequence MHSQRLPEEIGDARLLDVKQLVGDVPPETAYEALLGLGVFALPWCRACRRTSFPPRVLCPHCGATGISWLRAAPGGVVYSLSVVHLRNAEPRVVALIDLDDGPRIMTNLVGAPADAFAIGMRVRVQVETRDETPLALFTPEA encoded by the coding sequence ATGCATAGTCAACGGCTGCCCGAGGAGATCGGCGATGCGCGGCTGCTCGATGTGAAGCAGCTGGTCGGCGACGTCCCTCCGGAGACCGCCTATGAAGCTCTGCTCGGCCTCGGCGTGTTCGCCCTCCCGTGGTGCCGCGCCTGCCGGAGGACCTCATTTCCGCCGCGGGTGCTGTGCCCGCACTGCGGCGCGACCGGGATCTCGTGGCTGCGTGCGGCTCCCGGCGGAGTCGTGTACTCCCTCTCGGTGGTGCACCTGAGGAATGCAGAGCCCCGTGTCGTCGCACTGATCGACCTCGACGACGGGCCGCGAATCATGACCAACCTCGTCGGCGCGCCCGCGGACGCCTTCGCGATCGGGATGCGGGTGCGCGTCCAGGTGGAAACCCGCGACGAAACGCCGCTCGCCCTGTTCACCCCGGAGGCCTGA
- a CDS encoding acetyl-CoA acetyltransferase, which produces MTDTREPAAIVGVAESDLGEVGPGLSALDLIGQATTRALADAGLDKSDIDGVLCHSAFFDFPPSAVAEYLGIRPTYTDSTAIGGASFVGYLRHAALAIEAGLCEVALITYGSTQRSSSSGLVTSGSALVKSYEAPFSPRMPVTAYALAAARHMHEFGTTREQLAEVAVAARKWAQLNPAAFKRGPLTVADVLASPMISSPLTVRDCCLVTDGGGAVLVTSKARAKTLRKPPVYVLGCAEGHAHRHISQMPDLTTTAARASGERAFAAAGLQPSDVDVAELYDAFTINTILFLEDLGFCAKGEGGAFVADGAIAPGGRLAVNTSGGGLSYGHPGMFGIFLVIEAARQLRGECGERQVPDAHVALAHGNGGVLSTQVTALLGDETTQ; this is translated from the coding sequence ATGACGGATACCCGCGAACCCGCCGCGATCGTCGGTGTCGCCGAGTCCGACCTCGGTGAAGTCGGCCCCGGCCTGTCGGCCCTGGATCTGATCGGACAGGCCACCACCCGGGCGCTCGCCGACGCGGGCCTGGACAAAAGCGATATCGACGGCGTCCTGTGCCATTCGGCCTTCTTCGACTTCCCGCCCTCGGCCGTCGCCGAATACCTGGGCATCCGGCCGACGTACACCGACTCCACCGCGATCGGTGGCGCTTCGTTCGTCGGCTACCTGCGACACGCCGCACTCGCGATCGAGGCAGGACTCTGCGAAGTCGCCCTGATCACCTACGGAAGCACCCAGCGATCGTCGTCATCGGGCCTCGTCACGTCGGGCTCGGCTCTGGTGAAGTCCTATGAAGCACCGTTCAGCCCCCGGATGCCCGTGACCGCGTACGCGCTCGCGGCGGCCCGCCACATGCACGAGTTCGGCACGACCCGCGAGCAGCTGGCAGAGGTCGCCGTCGCCGCCCGGAAGTGGGCGCAACTCAACCCGGCGGCCTTCAAACGTGGTCCGCTCACCGTGGCGGACGTCCTCGCCTCACCGATGATCTCGAGCCCGCTCACCGTGCGAGACTGCTGCCTGGTGACCGACGGCGGTGGCGCGGTGCTGGTCACGTCGAAGGCACGCGCGAAGACACTGCGCAAGCCACCGGTGTACGTTCTCGGCTGCGCCGAAGGCCACGCGCACCGGCATATCTCGCAGATGCCGGACCTGACGACCACCGCCGCCAGGGCGTCCGGCGAGCGCGCGTTCGCCGCGGCCGGTCTGCAGCCCTCCGATGTGGACGTTGCCGAACTCTACGACGCGTTCACCATCAACACGATCTTGTTCCTCGAAGATCTCGGTTTCTGCGCGAAGGGTGAGGGCGGCGCCTTCGTGGCCGACGGCGCGATAGCCCCGGGTGGCCGGCTGGCGGTCAACACCTCCGGCGGCGGGCTGTCCTACGGCCACCCCGGGATGTTCGGGATCTTCCTGGTCATCGAGGCCGCACGGCAGCTGCGCGGCGAGTGCGGCGAACGCCAGGTTCCCGATGCGCACGTCGCCCTCGCGCACGGAAACGGCGGTGTGCTGTCCACCCAGGTCACCGCGCTCCTGGGGGACGAAACGACGCAGTGA
- a CDS encoding FAD binding domain-containing protein, giving the protein MIPETLRYHRPGSLPEATAILAEHAGDIRVLGGGTALIPCLIRGEVTVGHVLDLRALGLGVIREVPGGVEIGAMVTYADVLGSAVVAERVPLVARVARGITGGRQITQQGTLVGSACFSFPTSDAPGMFAALRARFRIAGPSGTREVPAADFFVDAHRVDLGEAELVTGVVLPSTARGGYCKIKHASGSWPIATAAAVFDDASPGRLRVALGAIQAVPLVVSVDDPGQLAERVREAVDAPWSDVLAPADYRTRVAPVVARRAVDELLEVLP; this is encoded by the coding sequence GTGATTCCCGAGACCCTGCGGTACCACCGGCCGGGCTCCCTGCCGGAAGCGACCGCGATCCTCGCCGAGCATGCCGGTGACATCCGGGTGCTCGGCGGGGGCACGGCGCTCATCCCCTGCCTGATCCGCGGCGAGGTCACCGTCGGCCACGTCCTCGACCTGCGCGCTCTCGGCCTCGGCGTGATCCGCGAGGTGCCCGGCGGCGTCGAGATCGGCGCGATGGTCACCTACGCGGACGTCCTCGGCTCGGCGGTCGTCGCCGAGCGGGTGCCGCTGGTCGCGCGGGTCGCCCGTGGCATCACCGGCGGCAGGCAGATCACCCAGCAGGGCACGCTGGTCGGTTCGGCCTGCTTCAGCTTCCCCACCAGCGACGCGCCGGGCATGTTCGCCGCGCTGCGGGCCCGTTTCCGGATCGCGGGTCCGTCCGGAACGCGCGAAGTGCCCGCCGCCGACTTCTTCGTCGACGCCCACCGAGTCGACCTCGGCGAAGCGGAACTGGTCACCGGCGTGGTGCTTCCGTCGACGGCGCGCGGCGGCTACTGCAAGATCAAGCACGCGAGCGGCTCGTGGCCGATCGCGACCGCCGCCGCGGTCTTCGACGACGCGTCGCCCGGGCGGCTACGGGTCGCGCTGGGCGCGATCCAGGCGGTGCCGCTGGTCGTGAGCGTCGACGATCCGGGACAGCTGGCCGAGCGGGTGCGCGAGGCCGTCGACGCACCGTGGAGCGACGTCCTGGCCCCCGCGGACTACCGGACCCGGGTCGCGCCGGTCGTGGCGCGCCGCGCGGTCGACGAACTGCTGGAGGTTTTGCCATGA
- a CDS encoding (2Fe-2S)-binding protein: protein MTTSNDSAPHRRRITLTVNGRPEDVEITDGELLVDVLRHRLRLTGTHAGCYNGDCGACTVRVGGTIAKSCLLLAASVDGAAITTLEGFSGTEGLSELQQALWERDAFQCGFCIAGHVFALDDMLTRTPDPTESDVRDALIGNLCRCTGYVNLVEAVLDIAERRRELGAAEAG from the coding sequence ATGACCACGTCGAACGACTCCGCGCCGCACCGGCGCCGGATCACGCTCACCGTCAACGGGCGGCCGGAAGACGTCGAGATCACCGACGGCGAACTGCTCGTCGACGTGCTTCGGCACCGGTTGCGGCTGACCGGGACACACGCCGGCTGTTACAACGGCGACTGCGGAGCCTGCACGGTCCGGGTCGGCGGGACGATCGCCAAGTCGTGCCTCCTGCTGGCGGCCAGCGTGGACGGCGCCGCGATCACCACGCTCGAGGGGTTCTCCGGCACCGAAGGACTCAGTGAGCTGCAGCAGGCATTGTGGGAACGCGACGCGTTCCAGTGCGGATTCTGCATCGCCGGTCACGTGTTCGCGCTCGACGACATGCTGACGCGCACGCCCGACCCGACGGAATCGGACGTCCGCGACGCGTTGATCGGAAATCTCTGCCGGTGCACCGGCTACGTCAACCTCGTCGAAGCGGTCCTGGACATCGCGGAGCGCCGACGCGAGCTCGGCGCCGCGGAAGCTGGGTGA